agtaGATTTTACAAGTTGTAAAAAAGATGAATGAGAGAAAACTGTAAAACACGTTAACGAACAGATAAAGTTGATATGAAACAGATCCAGCCTCAAGCTTTCACTAGCGTGTCAACTGTACAAATTAAATTGACACTCCACTTAAGAGGTGGCTCGGTTTGTTTACAGTATTCATATTTCAGTAGCTCCCTTTGCACTGTTAACTGGGGCGCACGTTACAAATCTCTCAGTAGACTGCCTACCGGCGAACCATGAACATCCGatagaaaaaaactaaattttttgaaaagtgaaaacaaaaaatagaccaccgattttttttatttttttttataattttcggGTTTGACAATGGTGTCGAAAGGGGTGGTGTTGTCATGTCACGGGATGGTTTGGTTGGGAGCGGTGGCGCTTGCGCTgtgggcgggcggcgcgcgcgcagccatGCGCTACGACACGGCTACGCCGCATACTCCGCCCTACAGCAAGTATAAATATATACCGTTGCAGTGAGTtcttttttgattttatttatgttatcttttatttattttattggaaattACAATTACTTGTAATCTGTAAAGTATCTCTAGTAAGATGTCTTCTGAGAGGTAGTGTTTTTAAAACTTGTGGAAAATCTTTTTCATACGAGTATGTAATATGTTTGTAATCTGCCAATAATATAGTTGCGATTTAAATTGCTGGATTAATTTATGCTACATGCATATGGATTCATATTACTTTTGAGACATTAATTTACAAACGGAATACATTATGTAATTAATCAGATAAGTTTTTTAATCAGATATTTATTTGTCAGATAAGTTCAATCGATACCAACTTCCGAAAATGGGAAACTGTAAATGTGATTTCACTAATTGTCGTTTAAATCCCTTTATTATTCACATAGTATTATACTAGATTGAAGAGTGATAATATAAGTAGCAACATTccacaaaatatcaaaatatatggaaacaaaatacataaccGTAAATCTCCCCAAATTCTAGTGTCGACGAGATCCCCGAAGCTTCCCTTTCATCTCCTACTGAGGAATCTTCGAGCAGGATGCCGATCTCGGAGTTCATCCTGACGGCACTGCGCACTGCCCTGGACGTCGTCAGGAATGTGAACAAGCAGCGAGCCATTGCTGCGTCTACTGTCAGTAATAATACTGCTGTTGCGGTATGTATCAATTTTGGAGTTTAGTTTGTATTAGGGGATACTTTCCCAGAGTACTACTTTCCGTATCTGGATATAAAGTAGTCTTGGGTCATTTCGATGTATAAGCTTCTATAGCTTCCTGCCAAGTTCCATCAGAATccagaggaacaaacatccaaattatATACAAgctcgcgtttataatattttaaattaggaGTAGGTATAGAATTAAGAAAAATAGTAACGTTTACCAATTCGATAACCAAGCTAGCTTCAGTGCTGGGGTTTTCAAATTGTAGGAAAACACAATTGTGAGTTTTCAGGTTGatagtatattattattgtttggtTTAATAGCTTAGGTTatgaattgtataaaaaatgtgTAGATATTATAATGCTACTCGCCTTTCAGACAAGCTTAGTGCTGTAAATTTAGTTTCTTTGCAAGGGCTTTTTCGTAACTTTCGTCTGTACCTATTCATTTTAAGTTCTTATGAGAACGACTTTCATCAAAACATTGAATCGGTTAAAATAGCCAAACTAGGCTTATATggaataaatacaaaaacaaaaaataacacgcAATTTAGCAACACATGTGCTTCCCAATTATCATtcataaaatcaattcaatcgAGCGTGAAGGCGGCATATCTCTGAAACCGTCTGAACATTCTATTGGTATGTGGAAACAAATGAAACAAGGTCAGAATACGGTACCCACTGAACTGGGTAAAGTGGGTGACCGACTGTTTAGTGCTAACTGGATGGGCTGGGCAACTTATTTAGACAACCACGCCGTGGTTGACATGCTCGTGTAAATCGAACTAGAACGCGTACTTAGatcattttgtgtaattaacTCTGTATTTGGGGACGTTTATGAATTCTTGTCTATTAGTTTACACTTTTTTTGTGATTGGGTGTTAATTTTTTACTTTGTAAGGCTGATAGGTATTTACGGGGCTATCTGGTAGTAGGTACAAGTAGATTCGAGTTTTTGAGATATAGGATCAACATGACCAGGGTTGTTTGAAACTAAAAAAGGTGGCGATAATTGGGGGTTTATGAAATAAGGATTATGAAACATTTATATTAGGAGTTATGTGGTAATTACGAAGTACAACAGTACAACTTTGCCAACGAATaagcatttaaaaaaagaatagcAACTTGTCGCCAGAAACGCATTGGTTGCTATAAGTTTCTTGAAAAGATTGCGCCGTCACGTTGTTAGCCTTATCGCAAATAATGTTtcaatcaaatattaaaatagaccTTTGAAAATATAATGAACCTCTTTTCAGACTAAATCTATTATAAGCATTAGATTTTGAATCTTTATAAGATTAATAGTATTTCGTAGGCTTAACAAGATAAGTTTTCACATTTATCAAACTTTTTGATATTTGATCTAATTTGAAAATCAAATCTTTACGCAACCATCTGAATATTTTTACATGAATAAAATTTCGGGCAAATTCATTCTATCTCAAATTCAAATCTATTAGATTTTGTTAtggtcacaaaaaatattatcagatAATTACATTTTGTGGCCATtcatatataatttttataatcgaATTCAAAAACTCATTATGGAATTTCTTATACTTAACACTGACACACTTAACGTCTGAAATATGATAATTCCAGGTCCAACACCCGAAACGAACTAGAACTAGGCCAAGGAACGGGACAGTGGGTACCGGCAGAGGCTTCGAGGACTATTATGATGAAGATCACCATCACCACTATGAAGAGACCACCACTACCAAGCCGATGAAGCAGAAGGCCAGGTACACCGACCCCTGGGCTGGGTACTACGACTGGATCATCAACGAGGGGTCTTTTAAGTTCTGGAGTGTGTTCCAAGTATGTATagctaattatattttgtaaggaCATATTTCTGATCAGGAATTCTTGAGGATAAGGTATATTTAAGAAAATCCTCACGTTGCTCGAAATAAAATTTGTTATAGTTGTGTtggatttttaaattaatagtaattttttaaatttaatattaactaGGGTAAAGACTGTTGCGTAATGAAAGTTGACAATAGCTTTTACTTAGTTGTACCTACGTACGTGGCATGATTTCCATTTCAACAGTAACTGCAATATCGTGATAAATTAAATCATTCGATACTACAAATCGACTACTTGTTTCTGACAGACGTCATCTTCTCCCGAATGCACAAAAATAGACTTGACCTCAAGCGCAACGTAGCGCATCGTAGCGCGaaaattattgttgtttataaTTCAGTAACAAAAACAGCTATTACGTGGTGATTTGACGAACAGCCGGTAGTTAGACGACATAACATTGACACAGTTAAACGCCATGCGATGACCGTCGCGACAGCACTGCACACCGACAGCCTTGCGAGCCTCGTTACACAAACATTTCCTAGATCGAGGCTTCGACAACAATACGAGGATATATTTACACACAAATAAGGCTCACTTACTTAAAGTTATTTCTCACAATTATCTGTATCTACTAAATAAGACCAATTATTGACAACGCATCGGCTGCTGCCGAAACGTGATATTATTTTCACGGCCGCAGCTTAAGTGCTTCTGCTTTTAAATGTTTCCTTATTTTTTCTAACTTAAATGTGTATGTTAGTTAAGGGAAGATAGGTATGTCTAAAAACTTCCTCCATTAAAATTCGGAGgtagcaattaaaaataatgtctaaACGTCTTATTCAAATCAAAAGAacgtaaaataatacttataatgttattaattaTACAGTGTTTGTAAGCAAGTCTAATTGAATTCTTTGCTTATTAAAGTGCATGTACTGAGAAATTCTTGTAACAATTtgagtagtgttttgtttataagaTGTGTGGTTTGGAATCGGTGGTCACGACTGTGAGGGTGGGGTAAGGAGGGAGGATGTGAGTAGTTccggcggagctccggcgctcGGCGCGTGCGGGTCGCGGTAATGACCCACCGATTATTCTACTGATTCAAAACTTACCTCATAAAGCTGATCGCTGTAAACAGATACATTGTTTAGTCACTGACGGATGTTTCAATACTTTTCATTCACTAGAATGATGTTAAATGCTACCAAAAGaattaactattttaatattgcatCGCGGAAATGACTGTGGGAAAATCTGCAAaccagttattttaataattgaagttttttgtttgcattttgAGATGTTTCAAAACGAGACtctttaatatacctacatggaATACATCACATAGAAGATAACTGTAACCACTACAATTACTTTTGCAAAATACTTGATAATTTGTAGCTTCTGTTATCATTGCCTTCTTTAAACTGTCTTTTATCTGTCTATCATCTAACAGACCACTTATTTATTTCCAGCTGTTCACGGCAGCACTACTCCTGTACGCGTGCCTCTCAGCTATCTACTACGCGAAGTTCAACCCGATCTTACCCGACTACGACAGGGAGTATGACGACTACTTCCTCGAGCGCACAGTCGGCAGACAAGCGAGGAGTCTGGACCCCAGTGAGCTGCCCTCAGGACACAGTTGGATTAATCCCAGGACCTTCCAGTTTATATTAGACGCTATAGCCAAACATTATGAAGAGGAATAGGGTGTTAGATTACGTTATGGTAGGTTAATGCGGGGTAACGATGATTTTGACTTGAGAATGAGACTTAAGAAATGGTATCTGAAAGTGTAGTGCCATGACATGAAATTGGATTTTAAGTTTGATGGGACTACTAAATAATAATCGAAAGTTCTGATACCTGTAAATGGGGTACGTTTGATAACaaaactgaaaattattttttcaattgtCGGATAACAGCAGTGATCCTTGTTAccctgtattaaaataaaactaaatatttgaCTGAAACAATGCTCAAATATGGTCCGACAAGACCAAAGTAAATTAATGCGGCCTAGGACAAGGTAGACTTGATTTGACAGAACTTAAAATGTAAGTTCTCTTTGAATCAAGTCtccaaattttgaaaaaattaagtattatttaagtTAAGTTATGCTCAAATTTAGTTCCTAGAAAGTCGAAAATAAACTTACAATTTAAGAAAGGTAGTTTTATTGGAAGTTATTACAGCGTGGGATAAGTTTAAGGGTATTTTATAGTTGAAGTTCGCTCAGGAAGTGTAAAATTGTGTTATATGGGGGTCCAGAGAGCGTCGTGTTTATGTGATGTGATGTAACGTTCGCGGACCTCGGGAATAAACGTTCGACAAACCTCCACGACTTAGGAGCGGCGTGCACTGCCCACTTACAGGCCGCCAGGGAATAACAGGGAATGTATTAGATAAATGTACGGTAAACATGTAGCACTTTATGCCAGGCAGGTGGTAGAACATATTTACGTCCATAATATAAAATggtacttaaaattatttttctcaaGATCTTATGACGCTTTGTTGATTTAGACTACAATGTTTTATCATTGTGCTCTCACGATTGAAGAAACTGGAAAGTTTTTCAGTCCTACTAAGCATTAAAGCAGCAATCTGTGACTCATCAGTGTTTAAAAATAGTGACGCAATTATATGGAAAAAATATGGAAGCCATTTTTAgtctataagtaggtataacaaTGTAACTTTATCGTGTAAGGCTGGAAGATGTTAAAGTCCTAGAAGCATCGTTGCCAATATacaggtattattttattattggtatTTTTAAAGTCGTGAGGTGTGTCTGTGTGCGTGGTGCGCACGCGGCGCGGGCAGCGTCCAGGGTTCGATGCCCGGCCGCGACCACTCGTTGCTAGGACATGCACAGGATGTCGCTATTATGCTGCCTTTACTACCACGACTTTCCTCGCTTATTGctacttaaaatataatgttttattgcGTCAATCGTTACATCGGAGTATTGTTCGTTTGcagcttttattttaagagtCATTCTATGGCAGTAAACTCGTGTTTTACACGCTTCTTCGTTTGATGTAGTCGTGTTCGTGTTACTGCCTTCAAGCGTTGTTGATATTAACGCTTGAACTCAAGCTGAAGTTAAGATGACTAAGCGctacgtaaataataattaaatatctatctaTGAGTTCACCATCGTCCAAGTATGCCTTTATTGTCTACGAAGCTAATTGTACATAGGATTATGCATGTGTTACTTTGTACTAAGGCGAGGCCTTGTCCGTTTATTGCTATGCTTTGATTTGTTGATAATACCTCATTGTTATTGTAACAAcaaacttaaattaattttaattattcccCATTTGAAGCGATTATTAtaaagttattgttttgttatttaaatatttgagatTGTTACTTGATTTACTGtcatgtgtttttgtttgttttgttcacAAATTATTTATGGGAGTCATTTCCACAGTACTTACGGAGGCGGAAACCGCAATGAATTTGCGCGTTTGACATTTATTGGTATTCCGAACACTGAGTATCAAAATTGTATTTGAATGGGACAGCCGAACGATGTTGGTCAGTGGTACCTCCGTGCTGCGTCACTCACCGACGTGCGGTTACGGCCATTATCTATGTAGAACGTTACAATTAGTGCAAATCTATTAGAAACAGCTACGTCGATAACGTTACTGATGGCGATCTTCGGCGATCAATTAAGTGTAGCTGTGGCTGACCACAGCACTTGTCCAAATGTTGCTGCGGTCTGCATCCATTGCCGACGATGCTTGGTACAATTACACTACGTGTCGGAGCGAACCGGTCGGAGTCTCGGACGCGCatgcgcgctcgcgacgccagTTCAACGTTCAAGTGCAGCGCGACCGCACCTCCACAGCGTACCGTGCGCGCGCGCAGATGCCTCACACTCCCGAACGAAACCAACACAAATTAAACCCACAGTTCTTCTAAATTCCTGTAATTATTCCTGACTTTGTACAAGTGCTCCAAGTGTTTGTTCAGACGTTTGCTCTAAAATTGTTTGTCGTCAACGTGCTGTGCTCTTTTTGGGGTCGAATAAGAAGGTAAATATCTTTTTACAGTTACTCTCGATACAGTTAAGATAACTACGACATCGGTTAAGGATGCGAATCCTTatgttgaataatttattgcttAACATATACACTGATGTATTTAGGTCAAATATCATTGTTATAGCGTATTAGCTATTGAAGAATAACGAAACATTTTTATGCCGAAACTAACCGTAAGTAGGTAACTTGTAGGAGGTGTTTTTATGGTAAATGTAAAGGTAGTTATTTGCaagactataaaataaaaaatatcattgaaTATAAAGTAGGCAAACCATTAATAAAACTACCCATACTTACCTGATAAAAGCAAAACATAATGAATGAATTATGTACCAACTCTCGTAGCGTACGATTTGCTCCTTAAAAAGACATCAACGATGCACACTGTGTGcactttattgattttatatatttttttatataaaataagtgcGTAGTTCATatctataataaattatatcgcTTTAAAAATTATCGTAATATTTCAAATAGTCAACAAAGGCTActgtaaacataatttattgcgTCATAAAGATTTTGTAGACAATAATATGAAATCACTGCAGTGGCTTCTTTATAGATTTACGATTATTTTACTCATTTCGTATATTGAATTCTATTTATCTTCTCATGTTCAAGACATAAATGAACAGTTATTGAAGTGTCAACAGACATCAGTAATTGACGCAAATATATCGTTAGCAAAATTGTGTTTACAGTTATTCAATTAATCGCCCGCCAACCGGTTATTGTTGATTAATTACGAGTGTAACGCTTCGATCATAATAATTAGTTTAGAActataacaatattaataacttCAGAACGCTTTGAGCTAAATTAATTGTTCTATTAACAAAGGGCGGAGTTCGTTTTATTGTCGTTAATACATCTATGGTTTCGTTTTATAAGAATATCTTCCGAATAGCTAGAACCGGTAAAAAATTTCGGCgtgcttcttcttcttatcaagtgagctgcaggtttaatcgcCTGACAAGCTCGGGTgtcagagtttttttttcaaatcgactTGACGGCCTCTGATGTGGCATCGCTATGATATCtcattaggtacttaaactagTATTTAGTCAATTGAATTTTTATATCAACAAAGAATGAAGTACCTACAATGAATTGAGAATTAGACTTCTCCACACCTCTTAGGTTACTTAACGGTACATTTCGTTTGTTATTCTGTCAAAACACGTCATTCATTCGGATATCTCGGTCCAATACCTTCTCGTACGGTCACTTAATTCTAGGAATTAACTTATTTTGGTACAAAACTCGTGACGAGCTAACACAACGacatcaattttatttcagtgaCCATCAAACtcaattattaactttttacttatttttcaaaacCTTCAGTAAAAAACAAAGTTGCAGTTACAGTTTTTTGCACGTGACAATAATGTATTAATCTATTCGTGGGTTGTAAAAAATCGTATTATGGGCCATAGcttcatataaaaactcataGTCGTCACTGACACTCTGATGTTTTTTAGATCAACGTCTAGATTATAGCTAGTCTATGGTCGTTTTTGTAACAGGAGCCCAGAGACAAAAAAGTGAAAGATCGATGCAAAAACTCGCGGTGGAAAAAGTTGAACTTTGATTAACCTTATAAAGCGAACCATCCCTTGAGAgagatttaaataaagataaagatatagaAGTAATAGATGAGTGAAAAGTTTAATgttcaattaatattataactgtTCTTTTAGGTACGTTTTATTGGTGATCATTAATGTGTTGTCACGATAAGTCTATGTTTAATGTTCCGCTAAATATTGACGAAGGCACAAGATTTACAATATCTAATGACAACTTAGCCATGATGTTCCTGCAAACAAATCAATCAATAAGTTGTTTTGTCTCACAAGGAAAAACATTATTGTAATAATAGTCATCGTCTTAGGTAAACGTACTCACGGTATACACAATATGACatagaaatattattacttacaaaTAAAGATCATGATCATCAACCCGACCTGATTAGATTTATTTGTGTGAGAATGACTCGAGTTATTAAATGtcatttacatcaaaatgaatataaattacattacGCTGTAATAGTTGTAGTATTAAACCTGTTTtccataaaatacataaatcatgTATCTATGCATTTTTATGTCAACAAACAGAAACACAAACTACCATACTTTTATTAAACACGCGACAAACGTCTgctaaactttttttgtttttatttctgaatttggcccttatttttgaaaaacaactTTCCGTTGGCTCAACACTCATATAGTTCTGGAATCATGATcatgaagataaaaaataaagcacTATCTGTTTTCCGAATCTTGTTTGAATTCAGAATGCCAAAGCTCGAATTACGTTACGCAAAtgacacacaaaacaaaaaacaaatgcagATTACAACAGTGTCATTTTTTGCACCAAATCATACAACCACAGTCACGGTAACGAGCAAAAAGAAAGTATAATACCCAGGTGTGATGACACCAGTTATGTAGGTGTCATGCGCGCACTCACAGCATAGCGGTAAGTCACTGTTATGCGCGTGAGCATACCAGCGAATGTTCATGCAAAACTTAGCACGCCGCATGTTAACTAGATGTTTGACTGGATCTGGCAAGTTCTCATGGTAACTACGTG
Above is a window of Helicoverpa zea isolate HzStark_Cry1AcR chromosome 1, ilHelZeax1.1, whole genome shotgun sequence DNA encoding:
- the LOC124633221 gene encoding uncharacterized protein LOC124633221; the encoded protein is MVSKGVVLSCHGMVWLGAVALALWAGGARAAMRYDTATPHTPPYSKYKYIPLHVDEIPEASLSSPTEESSSRMPISEFILTALRTALDVVRNVNKQRAIAASTVSNNTAVAVQHPKRTRTRPRNGTVGTGRGFEDYYDEDHHHHYEETTTTKPMKQKARYTDPWAGYYDWIINEGSFKFWSVFQLFTAALLLYACLSAIYYAKFNPILPDYDREYDDYFLERTVGRQARSLDPSELPSGHSWINPRTFQFILDAIAKHYEEE